ACCAACAACAACGTCAATCCCGGCTGGAGCGATGCCGCTGCGTTTGACATCAACTACCTGAACGTGTTTCTGGTCGATGCGGCTCTGGACACGCCATTCTTCCTGAACAACAGCAAAGGCAAGTTTTACGGGGAATATGGCGTGAACCTCACGGCTTCAGAATTTGCCGCTCACTATAACAACAATAACAATAGCGGCAATACCCTGGGCCAGGATGGACGCAATCAGTTCTTCCTTGCCGGCTACCAAGTCAGCGGTGGCGGACAAAAGGGCAAAGGCAAAGGCGGCTGGGCCTTGGACGGCACCTATGCCTACTATGAAGCCTATTCGTGGACCGGCGCTCTGATTGACTCGGACTTCAACAGCAATTCGCTGAACGGACAGGGCTTCGGCATCAAAGCCAGCTACAACTTCACCGAGAACATCACCGGTTCCCTGAACTGGCGCCACAGCGAACAGATCGACAACAACATTGTCAACGTCAGCCAGGTTCTGCCGACCGGCGGCACCACAAAAGGCGGCTTCTCCAACACGGACCTGGTCCAGGTTGACCTGGTCTGGAAGTTCTAAATTCCCAATTTAATGCTAGACTTCAAACCATAACCAAAAACCAAAATGGAACCCTACATATGAAATTATCAAACCTGACAAAAATCAGCCTCCTGCTCGGAGCCGCCCTTCTGGGCGGCTTAGCCGGGAGCCAGCTCCAAGCAAAAGAAATCAAACTCCTCAACGTCTCGTACGACCCCACACGCGAACTCTACGTCGATATCAACAAAGCATTCGCCGAATCCTGGAAAGCCAGGACCGGAGACACTGTCACCATCGACCAGTCGCATGGCGGCTCGGGCAAGCAGGCCCGCGCGGTCATTGACGGCCTCGAAGCCGACGTGGTCACGCTGGCTTTGGCCTATGACATCGACATCATCGGGAAGAAAAAAAATCTGCTGTATGCCGATTGGCAGAAAAAATTCCCGGAAAACAGCTCGCCCTACACCTCAACCATCGTGTTTCTGGTTCGCAAGGGCAACCCGAAGGGCATCAAGGATTGGGATGACGTGGTCAAGCCCGGAATCTCGGTCATCACACCCAATCCCAAGACTTCCGGCGGCGCGCGCTGGAACTTCCTGGCGGCTTGGGCTTATGCGAGGCACAAATACGGCGATGACATCAAAGCCCAGGAGTTCATCACCAAGCTCTACAAAAATGTGCCGGTGTTGGATTCCGGCGCCCGAGGCTCAACGACCACATTTGTCCAACGCGGAGTCGGCGACGTGCTGCTGGCTTGGGAAAACGAGGCCTTCCTTTCCATCAAGGAGTTTGGCGCTGACAAGTTTGAAATTGTGACGCCGTCCCTCAGCATTTTGGCGGAGCCTCCGGTGGCAATCGTCGATAAAATCGCCGAAAAACACGGAACCACCGAAGTGGCCAAAGCCTACCTCAACTTCCTTTATACGGAACAGGCCCAGGACCTCATCGGCAAGAATTTCTACCGTCCGCGTTCCGCGCAAGCCGCAGCCAAATACGGAAAACAATTCCCCCAACTGAAACTTGTGACCGTGGATGGCGAGTTTGGCGGCTGGCAGAAGGCTCAAAGCGGTTACTTTAACGACGGCGGAGTCTTTGACAAAATCTACCAACCCTAACATCTAACTTGTTCCACTGGCGGCGGGGCATGCGCCTGCATGCCCCGCTTCACGGGAAAAATCAACTAAACCAACCCAAAAGGATTTATGCCCATACAAACTGACGTTCTGGCAACCATCGGACGCACCCCTCTCATCAAACTCAACCGCATCGCAAGGGACGTGGACGCCACCATCGCGCTCAAGGCGGAATTTTTCAACCCGCTCGGCAGTGTCAAGGACCGCATCGGCGCCGCAATGATCCAGGCCGCCGAAAAAAGCGGCCAACTAACACCAGGCACCACAATCATCGAACCCACCTCCGGCAACACCGGAATCGCACTGGCCTTCGTGGCTGCGGCACGCGGCTACAAACTGATCCTCACCATGCCGGAAAGCATGAGCCTGGAACGGCGCACCCTGCTCGCCCTGCTTGGAGCGCAACTGGTGTTGACTCCCGCAGGCGAAGGCATGAAAGGCGCAATCACCCGCGCGCAACAATTGCAAAAAGAAACCGCGAATTCCTGGATTCCGCAACAGTTTGAAAATCCGGCCAATCCGGAAATCCATCGCACCACCACGGCCGAGGAAATCTGGGCCGACAGCAACGGCAAGGTCGATGTTTTGATTTCAGCCGTCGGCACCGGCGGGACTATTACCGGCGTCAGCGAGGTGATTAAATCCCGCAAACCCTCGTTCAAGGCGATTGCCGTCGAACCCAAGGACTCGCCGGTCATCACGCAAACCCGCGCCGGCGAACCCGTCAAACCCGGCCCTCACAAAATCCAGGGCACTGGCGCAGGCTTTGTGCCAAAAAATCTGAATCTGGATGTTGTGGACAGCGTGATCACCGTCAGCAACGAAGATGCGATCTCCACCGCGCAGCGTCTGGCGAAGGAAGAAGGCCTGCTCGTCGGCATTTCCACCGGCGCGAATGTATGGGCCGCCCTGCAAGCCGCCGCAAAGCCGGAAAACAAGGGCAAGCTGATCGTAACCATCGGATGCAGCACCGGCGAACGCTATCTCAGCACCGCGCTGGCCGAAGAAGCCCGCAAGGCTGTTACGACTTGATCCGTATATGATCCGAATCCTCAACAAACGCAAACGGATTTTGGCTCAACCCATCCCGCGCCTCGCGATGAAAAAAAAGAATCAGACCCCTGGCGGCAACACGAGCCGCCAGGGATTGCTGTCCGGCCTGAAGGACCGCCGTTCCGTGCAGGATTTGATCGCTCCTCTGGCAAAAGCCTGCCAGAGATCCGGCTGCCTGTTCCATGCGCCGTTGGAACCCTTTGAACTGGGCAATCTGGTTTATCGCATGCCGCGTTTTGCGTTTATCGGGCCGGGCTCTGGCGGAAGCTACTACAAGCGGCTCGGCCTCTTCGCCGGCCTGCATGGCGATGAAATTGCGGGCCCGCATGCCATAGTGGAATTTTTGCGCCAGCTTGAAGCCTCCCCCCTTCTCGGCAAAGGATGGGAAATCTTCGCCTACCCGGTATGCAACCCCAGCGGCTTTGAAGACAACACGCGCTTCTCCCGCCGTGGCGTGGATTTAAACCGCTTGTTTTGGAAAAAATCGCGCGAGGCCGAAGTGCAGATTCTCGAGGATCAGATCGGAGGAATGCAGTTTGACGGCATCATTTCCCTGCATGCCGACGATTCGAGCGACGGAATTTACGGCTTTGCCCGCGGCGCGGAGATTACGCGCGATGTTCTGGAACCCGCCCTCGAAGCCGCCAGCGCCATTATCCCCCGAAACAACAACAGGCGCATCGACGGATTTGACGCTGAAAACGGAATCATCAGCAAATGCTACAGTGGCGTGTTAGGCGCGTCGCCATCCGCGCAGCCCCGACCCTTTGAAATCGTTCTCGAAACGCCCCAACTGGCCCCGCTCAAAACACAGGTCGAGGCCCACGTCACCGCCTTGCTCACGTTGATCGCCGAATACCCGAAATTCATTTCCTACGGGCAGGATTTATAACCACACGGCCATGCCCGCTTTTTCACAGCTTTCTTCACCGCTACCGGAAAACTGGTGTTCAACCCAACCCATCCGCAGGCTGAATCGGTCAGGCCGTACCCGCCCGCAAAATCAAGGAACACCCATGAACTCCAAAACATTGAACATCCTCCAACACCTGCCGGTCCCGGCAGCGCAGGCCCCGTACACGCAGGAAGTCGATCAATTGCTCCATCCCCTGCGCAAATTCACCCTGCTCGAAAATGGCGTGCAGGACAGCCCCATCACCACCGTTTCCGACGGCAAACGTTTCCATATCGAACGATTTGTCTTTATCGGCCCGGATTCCGGCCATCAGCCCATTCGTCTTGGGATATTTGCCGGAATTCGCGGTCAGGACCGGCACAGCCCCGCTGCGGCCGTCCGCTTCCTGCACGACCTGGTGGCATCGCCCGAACTGGCCACCGGCTTCCATATCTATTTTTATCCCGTTGCCTATCCACATGGATTCAACAACCACCAGCCGGGTCTTGGCGCCGGCAAGGATCTTTTCCAGCTCCTCTGGAAAGATTCGCCCCTGCCCGAACCCTATCTGCTGGAACGCGAGCTGGCTGTCATCCAGTTTCATGGCATTCTCTCGCTCCTGGGCTTAAGCAACTTGTCAGGCGTTTCATTGCAACTGCACGGAGTCTGGAGCAGCCTGCAAACCACCGTGGTCCAGCCGGCTGTCCATGCCGCTTCCAGGTTCCTTCCGCTTGCCCAGTCGGGCGACTGGACGGCATCCCAGAAAATCTCGCTGACAACGGGAGGCGATCTCAACCCGAGGCCCTTTGAAATTTCAATCAAGGTACCCCGCGAAACCGCGCCCCGGACGCAAATCAACGCGTACCGCGCCGCACTGCACGCCATCCTGCAACATTACCGCGCCGTCATCTCGCATGCGCAGCATATCTGAAAAACAATCTACGATGAGTCTGCAAATACTTCCAAAAAACAATTCCCGGGCCGGTACCCGGAAAAGCGCGGCAAAATTAATCCGAAGTGCGTCACACACCCCGCTCGGCGAGGTTCGCTACCATGTGGAAAGCGGCATCTGCCGCGGCGTCTGGATCGATGGCGTGTACGTCCGCGTCCACCGCGATGGACGAATGACGCTTGAAAGTTGAATAACAACGAATACGCCAGGGAAACCAGAAACACGATTTCGCCACAAAAGAACACAAGGGAAACAAAGGGGAATATCCACTTGAACCACGGATGGACGCGGATCAACACAGATGAAAACACAAGCAGGTTCTCACGCAGAGACGCAAAGGCGCAGAGGAAAACTAAAATAAACCCGAAACTTCAATACAAGCCGCATCGTTCCATCTGCCTCAATTTGCGTAATCCGCAGATGCGGATGCGTTTCTTTGCGTCTTCGCGCCTTGCGCCCTCTTGCTCGCGACGGATTGTCGGGGTTGCGTTAAAAAATCCTGTACCCGTTGAAATATCTTTAAAATCCGACCTGTTTGAAATTGTGTCCGCATTCACTTGCTCACAATATGCCTAAGAACCATGACGTTGAAAAAATACAAACACCGCCGGGTGCTCCCCGGTTACGGCCTGACGATGGGGTTTACCCTTCTGTACCTGTCGCTGCTGATTCTCATTCCTCTGGCTGGGGTCTTTTTCAAGGCTTCGGAAGACGGATGGCTGCACCTGTGGGAGGCCGTCAGCAACCCCCGCGCCCTCGCGTCCTACCGCATCAGCTTTGGCGCTTCGCTGCTCGGAGCGGCTATCAATGCGGTCTTCGGCCTGCTGGTGGCCTGGGTGCTGGTCCGCTATCAGTTCCCCTTCAAGCGTCTTGTGGATTCGCTCGTGGATCTGCCCTTCGCCCTGCCCACCGCCGTGGCCGGTATTACGCTGACAGCTCTTTATGCTCCACACGGCTGGATCGGCGCCTGCTTCAGCAAGGACGGTTTCATCGGGCACGCCTTTACGCCGGATGGATGGATCGGCGCCCTGTTCCCGCCTGAAACCTGGATCGGCAGCCACCTCCCGTCCAATGGCATTCAGATCGCCTACACCTGGATCGGCGTGACTGTCGCCCTCACTTTTATCGGCCTGCCCTTTGTCGTGCGCACCGTACAACCCGTGTTGCAGGACCTCAGCATCGATTTCGAGGAAGCCGCCGCGAGCCTGGGCGCCAACCGGTTCCAAACCTTCACCCGCGTTATTCTGCCCGAGCTTTTCCCGCCGATACTCACGGGGTTCTCCCTGGCCTTTGCGCGGGCGCTCGGAGAATACGGTTCCGTTATTTTTATTGCGGGAAATATGCCCATGCGCACGGAAATCACTCCGCTTTTGATTGTGATGAAGCTCGAACAATATGATTATTCCGGCGCAGCCGCGATTGCCGCAATGATGCTCGTGGCCTCCTTCCTTCTGCTCCTGCTCATCAACTTGACTCAATGGTGGAACTCACGATTTTACCAAGGGAACTGAACATGCCCGGCCCCACGACCACGCTGATTGCACGCCACAAAACAGGCCCCGCCGCGTCTTCCCACGCCCACGGGCGGGAGGATCACGTCTGGGCGCGCCGCATCCTCATCGGCGCCGCGCTCATTTTCATGCTCCTTTTCCTGGTGGTGCCGCTCGTGGCGGTTTTCACGGAGGCCCTGCGCAAAGGCCTCGACGCTTATTTTCAAGCGTTTCAAGATCCCGCCGCCCAGAGCGCCATACGACTTACCCTGACGGTGGCGCTTATTGTTGTTCCTCTCAACACTCTCTTCGGCCTTTCCGCCGCCTGGGCCATTACCAAGTTCGACTTCAAGGGCAAAAATATCCTTCTGACGCTCATCGACCTGCCCTTCGCCGTCTCGCCCGTCATTGCCGGGCTCGTCTTTGTCCTGATCTTCAGTCACACATGGTGGGGAGTCTGGTTCTCCGAGAATGTATGCCATGTTATTTTCGACACACCCGGCATTGTTCTCGCCACGATCTTTGTCACCTTCCCGTTTGTGGCCCGCGAAATCATCCCGCTCATGCAAGCCCAGGGAGCGGATGAGGAGCTGGCCGCAGTATCATTGGGAGCCAACGGCTGGCAAACATTCTGCCGCGTCACTTTGCCCAACATCAAATGGGGCCTCCTGAACGGCATCATTCTCTGCAATGCCCGCGCCATGGGCGAATTCGGCGCGGTTTCGGTTGTCTCAGGCCATATCCGGGGAAAAACCAACACCATCCCGTTGCACATAGAAATTCTTTACAACGAATACCAGTTCTCCGCCTCTTTCGCCATAGCGTCCCTTCTGACGCTGCTGGGCATCGCCACACTGGTGATCAAAGCCATCATCGAAAACCGGCACGAACCCGGCAACGGAGGCGTTCAACATTGATCCCTTATTAGAACTATGAACATCGAAGCCAATACCATCACAAAAACTTTCGGCGATTTCAAGGCGTTGAACGCCGTCGATTTGCAGGTCAACTCCGGCGAGTTGCTCGCACTCCTAGGCCCCAGCGGCTCGGGCAAAACCACCCTGCTTCGAATCATCGCCGGCTTGGAAAGCCCGGACGACGGCAGCGGCGGCGTGTTCTTCGGCGGCGAGGAAGTCACCAATCGCAGCGCGAAGGATCGCGGGATCGGATTTGTCTTTCAGCATTACGCCCTGTTCCGGCACATGAACGTTTTTGAAAACGTCGCCTTCGGTCTGCGCGTCCGCAGGTTCATGCACCGCCCCAGCAGGGGCGAAATCAAGGATCGCGTCCAAAGCCTTCTCAGGTTGGTGAAGCTGGATGGATTGCAAAAACGCTATCCCAGCCAGCTTTCCGGCGGACAGCGCCAGCGTGTCGCCCTGGCGCGCGCCCTGGCCGTGGAACCCAAGGTGCTGCTGTTGGACGAGCCGTTCGGAGCGCTCGACGCCAAGGTCCGCAAGGAACTCCGCCGCTGGCTCCGCGAGCTGCACGAAGAAATCCATGTCACCAGCATCTTTGTAACGCACGATCAGGAGGAAGCACTGGAACTGGCCGACCGCGTGGTCATCATGAATGCCGGGCGTGTTGAACAAGTCGGGACTCCGGAAGAAGTTTATGATTCCCCCGCCAACTCCTTTGTCTTTCAATTCCTCGGTTCCGTGAACACCCTGGCCGCCTCGGTGGCGAACG
This DNA window, taken from Candidatus Methylacidiphilales bacterium, encodes the following:
- a CDS encoding sulfate ABC transporter permease subunit CysT, which gives rise to MTLKKYKHRRVLPGYGLTMGFTLLYLSLLILIPLAGVFFKASEDGWLHLWEAVSNPRALASYRISFGASLLGAAINAVFGLLVAWVLVRYQFPFKRLVDSLVDLPFALPTAVAGITLTALYAPHGWIGACFSKDGFIGHAFTPDGWIGALFPPETWIGSHLPSNGIQIAYTWIGVTVALTFIGLPFVVRTVQPVLQDLSIDFEEAAASLGANRFQTFTRVILPELFPPILTGFSLAFARALGEYGSVIFIAGNMPMRTEITPLLIVMKLEQYDYSGAAAIAAMMLVASFLLLLLINLTQWWNSRFYQGN
- the cysW gene encoding sulfate ABC transporter permease subunit CysW translates to MPGPTTTLIARHKTGPAASSHAHGREDHVWARRILIGAALIFMLLFLVVPLVAVFTEALRKGLDAYFQAFQDPAAQSAIRLTLTVALIVVPLNTLFGLSAAWAITKFDFKGKNILLTLIDLPFAVSPVIAGLVFVLIFSHTWWGVWFSENVCHVIFDTPGIVLATIFVTFPFVAREIIPLMQAQGADEELAAVSLGANGWQTFCRVTLPNIKWGLLNGIILCNARAMGEFGAVSVVSGHIRGKTNTIPLHIEILYNEYQFSASFAIASLLTLLGIATLVIKAIIENRHEPGNGGVQH
- a CDS encoding sulfate/molybdate ABC transporter ATP-binding protein translates to MNIEANTITKTFGDFKALNAVDLQVNSGELLALLGPSGSGKTTLLRIIAGLESPDDGSGGVFFGGEEVTNRSAKDRGIGFVFQHYALFRHMNVFENVAFGLRVRRFMHRPSRGEIKDRVQSLLRLVKLDGLQKRYPSQLSGGQRQRVALARALAVEPKVLLLDEPFGALDAKVRKELRRWLRELHEEIHVTSIFVTHDQEEALELADRVVIMNAGRVEQVGTPEEVYDSPANSFVFQFLGSVNTLAASVANGSALIGDVRFPTGTSGLNEPNGLAFIRPHEFGVSKTRETEPALEASVRHIQPVGPIIHLQVIRTDNGDLLEVELTRERYGALALKRGETVYLHPHRMQVFPPDYSI
- the cysK gene encoding cysteine synthase A, which encodes MPIQTDVLATIGRTPLIKLNRIARDVDATIALKAEFFNPLGSVKDRIGAAMIQAAEKSGQLTPGTTIIEPTSGNTGIALAFVAAARGYKLILTMPESMSLERRTLLALLGAQLVLTPAGEGMKGAITRAQQLQKETANSWIPQQFENPANPEIHRTTTAEEIWADSNGKVDVLISAVGTGGTITGVSEVIKSRKPSFKAIAVEPKDSPVITQTRAGEPVKPGPHKIQGTGAGFVPKNLNLDVVDSVITVSNEDAISTAQRLAKEEGLLVGISTGANVWAALQAAAKPENKGKLIVTIGCSTGERYLSTALAEEARKAVTT
- a CDS encoding sulfate ABC transporter substrate-binding protein, which translates into the protein MKLSNLTKISLLLGAALLGGLAGSQLQAKEIKLLNVSYDPTRELYVDINKAFAESWKARTGDTVTIDQSHGGSGKQARAVIDGLEADVVTLALAYDIDIIGKKKNLLYADWQKKFPENSSPYTSTIVFLVRKGNPKGIKDWDDVVKPGISVITPNPKTSGGARWNFLAAWAYARHKYGDDIKAQEFITKLYKNVPVLDSGARGSTTTFVQRGVGDVLLAWENEAFLSIKEFGADKFEIVTPSLSILAEPPVAIVDKIAEKHGTTEVAKAYLNFLYTEQAQDLIGKNFYRPRSAQAAAKYGKQFPQLKLVTVDGEFGGWQKAQSGYFNDGGVFDKIYQP
- a CDS encoding succinylglutamate desuccinylase/aspartoacylase family protein; the encoded protein is MIRILNKRKRILAQPIPRLAMKKKNQTPGGNTSRQGLLSGLKDRRSVQDLIAPLAKACQRSGCLFHAPLEPFELGNLVYRMPRFAFIGPGSGGSYYKRLGLFAGLHGDEIAGPHAIVEFLRQLEASPLLGKGWEIFAYPVCNPSGFEDNTRFSRRGVDLNRLFWKKSREAEVQILEDQIGGMQFDGIISLHADDSSDGIYGFARGAEITRDVLEPALEAASAIIPRNNNRRIDGFDAENGIISKCYSGVLGASPSAQPRPFEIVLETPQLAPLKTQVEAHVTALLTLIAEYPKFISYGQDL